One window of the Benincasa hispida cultivar B227 chromosome 3, ASM972705v1, whole genome shotgun sequence genome contains the following:
- the LOC120074586 gene encoding tRNA(His) guanylyltransferase 1-like isoform X2 — MANSKYEYVKLFEVDDEVMLPNLIVVRVDGLDFRSFSEVHGFVKPNDEKALELMNCCAMSTMEMFSDVIFSYGFNDEYSKLYSLVVSFFTSVYITKWQEFFPQKNLRYPPSFRARVVCCASIEVLQAYLAWRQQFCHISNLDNTCFWKLVECGKTDREAHDFLKVTEKKEKHELLFQKFNINYANLNAIFRQGSCILTTKVEYIVKYHEDGTPVKRLRRKATVIHSPNIAGQKFWNEHSILLKELGAFTTNIDKINPDYVRSFQAENKLMPATWIVIRIDGCHFHRFSEVHVFEKPNDQQALNLMNSCAVAVMEKLPDLVFSYGVSDEYSFVLKKDSQIFGRGPSEIVSIIVSLFSSLYVMKWREFFPHKELKYPPSFDGRAVCYPSREILQDYLAWRQVDCHINNQYNTCFWELVKSGKSKSEAQACLKGTQAQEKERLLNLQFNISYNELPLMFRQGSSAFWDKKNVIAVDKNPDALEISKRKIVVVHSNIIEPSFWEDHPWILD, encoded by the exons ATGGCAAACAGTAAGTATGAGTATGTGAAGCTGTTTGAAGTTGATGATGAGGTGATGCTGCCCAATTTGATCGTCGTTCGAGTTGATGGTCTTGATTTTCGAAG CTTCTCTGAAGTTCATGGATTTGTGAAGCCAAATGACGAAAAGGCTTTAGAGTTGATGAATTGCTGTGCAATGTCCACAATGGAAATGTTTTCAGATGTAATATTTTCATATGGATTTAATGATGAGTACAG CAAATTATATTCTCTCGTGGTATCTTTCTTTACCTCAGTATATATAACAAAATGGCAAGAATTCTTTCCTCAAAAGAACTTGAGATACCCACCATCATTTCGTGCACGTGTAGTATGTTGTGCTTCTATAGAAGTTCTTCAAGCATATCTTGCATGGAGACAACAATTCT GTCATATCAGTAACTTGGACAATACATGCTTTTGGAAGCTAGTTGAATGCGGGAAGACAGACAGGGAAGCCCATGATTTTCTGAAG GTTacagagaagaaagagaagcatGAGCTGCTTTTTCAAAAGTTCAATATTAACTATGCAAATCTTAATGCAATCTTTCGTCAAGGATCCTGCATTTTGACAACAAAG GTTGAATATATTGTGAAGTACCATGAAGATGGCACTCCTGTTAAGAGATTGCGGAGAAAGGCAACAGTGATTCATTCACCAAATATTGCTGGACAAAAATTTTGGAATGAACATTCCATTCTTTTAAAGGAGCTAGGTGCTTTCACAACAAACATTGACAAAATAAATCCAGATTATGTTAGGTCCTTCCAAGCTGAGAACAAACTAATGCCAGCCACATGGATAGTGATAAGAATAGATGGTTGTCATTTTCACAG ATTTTCCGAAGTTCACGTGTTTGAAAAGCCAAATGATCAGCAGGCTTTGAATCTTATGAATTCATGTGCAGTGGCTGTGATGGAGAAACTTCCCGACTTGGTCTTCTCCTATGGTGTTAGTGACGAGTACAG CTTTGTATTGAAGAAGGATTCTCAAATTTTTGGACGCGGACCTAG TGAAATAGTGTCCATCATTGTATCATTATTTTCTTCCCTTTATGTAATGAAATGGAGAGAATTCTTCCCACATAAAGAACTGAAGTACCCACCTTCTTTTGATGGACGTGCTGTTTGTTATCCGTCACGGGAGATCCTTCAGGACTATCTAGCATGGAGACAAGTTGATT GTCACATAAATAATCAGTATAATACATGTTTCTGGGAGCTTGTTAAGTCTGGAAAAAGTAAAAGTGAAGCTCAAGCCTGTCTCAAG GGTACTCAAGCACAGGAGAAGGAACGCTTGCTTAACTTACAATTcaatatttcttataatgagTTACCGCTCATGTTTCGCCAAGGTTCTTCTGCATTCTGGGACAAG AAAAATGTCATAGCGGTGGACAAAAATCCAGATGCTTTGGAAATTTCTAAGAGAAAAATTGTTGTTGTGCATTCTAATATAATTGAGCCTAGTTTTTGGGAAGATCATCCATGGATACTTGACTAA
- the LOC120074586 gene encoding tRNA(His) guanylyltransferase 1-like isoform X1, translating to MANSKYEYVKLFEVDDEVMLPNLIVVRVDGLDFRSFSEVHGFVKPNDEKALELMNCCAMSTMEMFSDVIFSYGFNDEYSFVFKKTSKFYQRRASKLYSLVVSFFTSVYITKWQEFFPQKNLRYPPSFRARVVCCASIEVLQAYLAWRQQFCHISNLDNTCFWKLVECGKTDREAHDFLKVTEKKEKHELLFQKFNINYANLNAIFRQGSCILTTKVEYIVKYHEDGTPVKRLRRKATVIHSPNIAGQKFWNEHSILLKELGAFTTNIDKINPDYVRSFQAENKLMPATWIVIRIDGCHFHRFSEVHVFEKPNDQQALNLMNSCAVAVMEKLPDLVFSYGVSDEYSFVLKKDSQIFGRGPSEIVSIIVSLFSSLYVMKWREFFPHKELKYPPSFDGRAVCYPSREILQDYLAWRQVDCHINNQYNTCFWELVKSGKSKSEAQACLKGTQAQEKERLLNLQFNISYNELPLMFRQGSSAFWDKKNVIAVDKNPDALEISKRKIVVVHSNIIEPSFWEDHPWILD from the exons ATGGCAAACAGTAAGTATGAGTATGTGAAGCTGTTTGAAGTTGATGATGAGGTGATGCTGCCCAATTTGATCGTCGTTCGAGTTGATGGTCTTGATTTTCGAAG CTTCTCTGAAGTTCATGGATTTGTGAAGCCAAATGACGAAAAGGCTTTAGAGTTGATGAATTGCTGTGCAATGTCCACAATGGAAATGTTTTCAGATGTAATATTTTCATATGGATTTAATGATGAGTACAG TTTTGTCTTTAAGAAGACATCAAAATTCTACCAAAGGCGTGCCAG CAAATTATATTCTCTCGTGGTATCTTTCTTTACCTCAGTATATATAACAAAATGGCAAGAATTCTTTCCTCAAAAGAACTTGAGATACCCACCATCATTTCGTGCACGTGTAGTATGTTGTGCTTCTATAGAAGTTCTTCAAGCATATCTTGCATGGAGACAACAATTCT GTCATATCAGTAACTTGGACAATACATGCTTTTGGAAGCTAGTTGAATGCGGGAAGACAGACAGGGAAGCCCATGATTTTCTGAAG GTTacagagaagaaagagaagcatGAGCTGCTTTTTCAAAAGTTCAATATTAACTATGCAAATCTTAATGCAATCTTTCGTCAAGGATCCTGCATTTTGACAACAAAG GTTGAATATATTGTGAAGTACCATGAAGATGGCACTCCTGTTAAGAGATTGCGGAGAAAGGCAACAGTGATTCATTCACCAAATATTGCTGGACAAAAATTTTGGAATGAACATTCCATTCTTTTAAAGGAGCTAGGTGCTTTCACAACAAACATTGACAAAATAAATCCAGATTATGTTAGGTCCTTCCAAGCTGAGAACAAACTAATGCCAGCCACATGGATAGTGATAAGAATAGATGGTTGTCATTTTCACAG ATTTTCCGAAGTTCACGTGTTTGAAAAGCCAAATGATCAGCAGGCTTTGAATCTTATGAATTCATGTGCAGTGGCTGTGATGGAGAAACTTCCCGACTTGGTCTTCTCCTATGGTGTTAGTGACGAGTACAG CTTTGTATTGAAGAAGGATTCTCAAATTTTTGGACGCGGACCTAG TGAAATAGTGTCCATCATTGTATCATTATTTTCTTCCCTTTATGTAATGAAATGGAGAGAATTCTTCCCACATAAAGAACTGAAGTACCCACCTTCTTTTGATGGACGTGCTGTTTGTTATCCGTCACGGGAGATCCTTCAGGACTATCTAGCATGGAGACAAGTTGATT GTCACATAAATAATCAGTATAATACATGTTTCTGGGAGCTTGTTAAGTCTGGAAAAAGTAAAAGTGAAGCTCAAGCCTGTCTCAAG GGTACTCAAGCACAGGAGAAGGAACGCTTGCTTAACTTACAATTcaatatttcttataatgagTTACCGCTCATGTTTCGCCAAGGTTCTTCTGCATTCTGGGACAAG AAAAATGTCATAGCGGTGGACAAAAATCCAGATGCTTTGGAAATTTCTAAGAGAAAAATTGTTGTTGTGCATTCTAATATAATTGAGCCTAGTTTTTGGGAAGATCATCCATGGATACTTGACTAA
- the LOC120074586 gene encoding tRNA(His) guanylyltransferase 1-like isoform X3, with protein MNCCAMSTMEMFSDVIFSYGFNDEYSFVFKKTSKFYQRRASKLYSLVVSFFTSVYITKWQEFFPQKNLRYPPSFRARVVCCASIEVLQAYLAWRQQFCHISNLDNTCFWKLVECGKTDREAHDFLKVTEKKEKHELLFQKFNINYANLNAIFRQGSCILTTKVEYIVKYHEDGTPVKRLRRKATVIHSPNIAGQKFWNEHSILLKELGAFTTNIDKINPDYVRSFQAENKLMPATWIVIRIDGCHFHRFSEVHVFEKPNDQQALNLMNSCAVAVMEKLPDLVFSYGVSDEYSFVLKKDSQIFGRGPSEIVSIIVSLFSSLYVMKWREFFPHKELKYPPSFDGRAVCYPSREILQDYLAWRQVDCHINNQYNTCFWELVKSGKSKSEAQACLKGTQAQEKERLLNLQFNISYNELPLMFRQGSSAFWDKKNVIAVDKNPDALEISKRKIVVVHSNIIEPSFWEDHPWILD; from the exons ATGAATTGCTGTGCAATGTCCACAATGGAAATGTTTTCAGATGTAATATTTTCATATGGATTTAATGATGAGTACAG TTTTGTCTTTAAGAAGACATCAAAATTCTACCAAAGGCGTGCCAG CAAATTATATTCTCTCGTGGTATCTTTCTTTACCTCAGTATATATAACAAAATGGCAAGAATTCTTTCCTCAAAAGAACTTGAGATACCCACCATCATTTCGTGCACGTGTAGTATGTTGTGCTTCTATAGAAGTTCTTCAAGCATATCTTGCATGGAGACAACAATTCT GTCATATCAGTAACTTGGACAATACATGCTTTTGGAAGCTAGTTGAATGCGGGAAGACAGACAGGGAAGCCCATGATTTTCTGAAG GTTacagagaagaaagagaagcatGAGCTGCTTTTTCAAAAGTTCAATATTAACTATGCAAATCTTAATGCAATCTTTCGTCAAGGATCCTGCATTTTGACAACAAAG GTTGAATATATTGTGAAGTACCATGAAGATGGCACTCCTGTTAAGAGATTGCGGAGAAAGGCAACAGTGATTCATTCACCAAATATTGCTGGACAAAAATTTTGGAATGAACATTCCATTCTTTTAAAGGAGCTAGGTGCTTTCACAACAAACATTGACAAAATAAATCCAGATTATGTTAGGTCCTTCCAAGCTGAGAACAAACTAATGCCAGCCACATGGATAGTGATAAGAATAGATGGTTGTCATTTTCACAG ATTTTCCGAAGTTCACGTGTTTGAAAAGCCAAATGATCAGCAGGCTTTGAATCTTATGAATTCATGTGCAGTGGCTGTGATGGAGAAACTTCCCGACTTGGTCTTCTCCTATGGTGTTAGTGACGAGTACAG CTTTGTATTGAAGAAGGATTCTCAAATTTTTGGACGCGGACCTAG TGAAATAGTGTCCATCATTGTATCATTATTTTCTTCCCTTTATGTAATGAAATGGAGAGAATTCTTCCCACATAAAGAACTGAAGTACCCACCTTCTTTTGATGGACGTGCTGTTTGTTATCCGTCACGGGAGATCCTTCAGGACTATCTAGCATGGAGACAAGTTGATT GTCACATAAATAATCAGTATAATACATGTTTCTGGGAGCTTGTTAAGTCTGGAAAAAGTAAAAGTGAAGCTCAAGCCTGTCTCAAG GGTACTCAAGCACAGGAGAAGGAACGCTTGCTTAACTTACAATTcaatatttcttataatgagTTACCGCTCATGTTTCGCCAAGGTTCTTCTGCATTCTGGGACAAG AAAAATGTCATAGCGGTGGACAAAAATCCAGATGCTTTGGAAATTTCTAAGAGAAAAATTGTTGTTGTGCATTCTAATATAATTGAGCCTAGTTTTTGGGAAGATCATCCATGGATACTTGACTAA
- the LOC120072622 gene encoding protein SLOW GREEN 1, chloroplastic: MGSTSTSAFSVSSQIELLHGPKFSSYNVRALPNCRFSILQKNHKPTSQSLFYSAAKNFHSPIHNPPFSNLSESDIRRSTSTQIKIHKHYVERFVGFLVGSFIFMGCFNVRYARALPTQTSSKNPTMAEKSQALEEDSEEEMRERILEHDPSNIDTLKAVLYGKMRSGKTEEAIKYVKRLIDLEPDEVEWRLLLALYYETFGQLDTAKTLFMEILEKKPLLVRALHGLALVMHKNNEGESVFEMLNKALAIARDEKKLTEQRSIGILIAQMHVVKGELEEGLKKFQDLVDENPRDFRPYLCQGIIYSLLDKKKEAAEQFEAYRALVPDEFPQREFIDDVVLAAMTASREQFQKEFDAEFMHKK; encoded by the exons ATGGGTTCAACTTCAACTTCAGCTTTCTCAGTTTCTTCTCAAATTGAACTTCTTCACGGACCCAAATTCTCAAGCTACAATGTCCGGGCATTGCCTAACTGTCGATTTAGCATTCTTCAGAAGAATCACAAACCAACCTCCCAAAGCTTGTTCTATTCAGCTGCGAAAAATTTTCATTCCCCTATTCACAATCCTCCCTTCTCAAACCTCTCTGAGTCCGATATACGTCGTTCTACATCAACCCAGATAAAAATTCACAAACATTACGTTGAAAGATTTGTGGGTTTTCTTGTTGGGTCATTTATCTTCATGGGTTGTTTTAATGTAAGATATGCAAGGGCATTGCCTACTCAGACAAGCAGCAAAAACCCAACAATGGCTGAAAAATCTCAAGCTCTAGAGGAGGATAGTGAAGAGGAGATGAGGGAGAGGATCTTGGAGCATGATCCAAGTAATATTGATACTCTGAAAGCTGTTTTGTACGGGAAAATGAGGAGTGGAAAGACAGAGGAGGCTATTAAGTACGTTAAGAGGTTGATTGATCTTGAGCCGGATGAGGTTGAATGGAGGCTTTTGTTGGCTCTTTATTATGAGACATTCGGGCAGCTGGACACGGCTAAAACATTGTTCATGGAAATTCTGGAGAAGAAACCACTTTTGGTTAGAGCTCTGCAT GGTCTGGCCTTAGTGATGCACAAGAACAATGAAGGTGAATCTGTCTTTGAGATGCTCAATAAGGCTCTAGCTATTGCTCGTGATGAGAAAAAACTTACTGAGCAGAGGAGCATCGGGATATTAATTGCTCAAATGCATGTTGTGAAG GGGGAACTAGAAGAGGGCTTGAAGAAGTTTCAAGATCTTGTCGATGAAAACCCAAGGGATTTTCGACCCTATCTTTGCCAG GGAATTATATACAGTCTGCTGGACAAAAAAAAGGAAGCGGCAGAGCAGTTTGAGGCATATCGGGCCCTTGTACCTGATGAATTTCCTCAAAGGGAATTTATTGACGACGTCGTGTTGGCAGCTATGACTGCATCTCGGGAACAATTTCAGAAGGAATTTGATGCTGAATTCATGCACAAGAAGTGA
- the LOC120072719 gene encoding RNA cytidine acetyltransferase 1, protein MRKKVDERIRTLIENGVKSRHRSMFVIIGDKSRDQIVNLHYMLSKATIKSRPNVLWCYRDKLELSSHRKKRAKQVKKLMQRGLLDPEKVDPFSLFLETGGITYCLYKDSERILGNTFGMCILQDFEALTPNLLARTIETVEGGGLIVLLLRSLSSLTSLYTMVMDVHERYRTESHLEAAGRFNERFLLSLASCKACVLMDDEMNVLPISSHIRSITPVPVKEDSEGLPEGEWDLKNLKEQLSDEFPVGPLIKKCCTLDQGRAVVTFLDAILDKTLRCTVALLAGRGRGKSASLGLAVAGAVAAGYSNIFVTAPSPENLKTLFDFVCKGLNAVDYKEHIDFDVVKSTNPEFKKATVRINIYKQHRQTIQYIQPQEHEKLSQVELLVVDEAAAIPLPVVKSLLGPYLVFLSSTVNGYEGTGRSLSLKLLQQLEEQSQVSNKSVEGSLSGRSFKKIELSEAIRYASGDPIELWLHSLLCLDVTSSIPPINRLPPPGECDLYYVNRDTLFSYHRDSELFLQRMMALYVASHYKNSPNDLQLMADAPAHHLFVLLGPVDETSNQLPDILCVIQVCLEGQISRKSAMKSLSAGHQPFGDQIPWKFCEQFREANFPSLSGARIVRIATHPSAMRLGYGSQAVELLTRYFEGQFASITEVEIPDEDVQAHVRVTEAAEKVSLLEESIKPRTNLPPLLVSLRERRPEKLHYIGVSFGLTLDLFRFWRRHKFAPFYIGQIPSTVTGEHTCMVLKPLNNDEIEANESAQWGFFGPFYQDFRLRFIRLLSGISFHGMEYKLAMSVLDPKINFTEVDPSEGSIVELLNAIRYFMSEHDMKRLEAYADNLVDFHMILDLVPLLAQLYFMEKLPVTLSYAQASVLLCTGLQLRNITYIEGQMKLERQQILSLFIKVMKKFHKYLYGIASKEIESTMPRMREIPLEPHEISVDDDLHEAAKQVEEKMKMNNEGLLDVEMLQQYAIVDGEFDFAGALQSGGGKVPSGGVVSVKSNKTKAEKQGKRKEKDHSKKRSKDDGFKSNKKKKV, encoded by the exons ATGAGGAAGAAAGTAGACGAGCGTATCAGAACTCTCATCGAAAATGGTGTCAAATCAAGGCACCGTTCCATGTTTGTCATCATCGGAGACAAGTCCCGGGATCAG ATAGTAAATCTCCACTACATGTTAAGTAAGGCGACGATCAAATCCAGGCCAAATGTGCTCTGGTGCTATAGAGATAAACTTGAACTCAGCAG TCACAGAAAAAAACGTGCAAAGCAAGTTAAAAAGTTGATGCAGAGGGGGCTTTTGGATCCCGAGAAGGTTgatcctttttctcttttcctcgAAACTGGAGGAATAACGTATTGTTTGTACAAGGATTCAGAAAGGATTCTTGGTAATACATTCGGAATGTGTATACTTCAG GACTTTGAAGCTCTAACCCCCAATCTGCTTGCAAGAACCATAGAAACAGTGGAAGGTGGTGGATTAATAGTCTTGCTGCTACGTTCCTTATCCTCGTTGACCAGTCTTTACACCATGGTCATG GATGTTCATGAAAGGTATCGAACTGAATCCCATTTGGAGGCAGCTGGTCGCTTTAATGAACGCTTTTTATTGTCACTTGCATCATGCAAAGCATGCGTTTTAATGGATGATGAGATGAATGTACTACCCATTTCTTCCCATATAAGGTCAATTACTCCAGTTCCAGTGAAAGAG GACTCAGAGGGGCTTCCTGAAGGAGAATGGGACCTTAAGAATCTGAAAGAACAGCTAAGTGATGAGTTCCCTGTTGGTCCTCTTATAAAGAAGTGTTGTACGCTGGACCAG GGAAGGGCTGTTGTAACATTTCTGGATGCAATTTTGGACAAGACACTTCGATGTACAGTTGCATTGCTCGCTGGTCGTGGTCGGGGCAAATCAGCTTCTTTAGGATTAGCAGTGGCTGGGGCTGTTGCTGCCGG GTACTCCAATATTTTTGTTACTGCACCTAGTCCTGAGAATCTGAAAACATTGTTCGATTTTGTTTGCAAGGGTCTGAATGCAGTTGATTATAAG GAACATATAGACTTTGATGTGGTGAAGAGTACCAACCCTGAATTCAAGAAAGCAACAGTGCGCATTAATATCTATAAACAACACAGACAAACAATTCAG TATATACAGCCACAGGAGCATGAAAAGCTTTCTCAGGTTGAGCTGTTGGTTGTTGATGAAGCAGCAGCCATACCGTTGCCAGTTGTTAAATCTTTACTTGGTCCTTACCTGGTCTTCCTTTCATCTACTGTGAATGG GTATGAGGGTACTGGTCGATCATTATCATTAAAGCTTTTGCAGCAGTTGGAGGAGCAAAGCCAAGTGTCTAATAAGAGCGTGGAGGGCTCTCTCTCTG GTCGTTCATTCAAAAAGATAGAACTGAGTGAAGCCATTCGATACGCTTCTGGGGATCCTATTGAGCTATGGCTCCATTCGTTGCTTTGTTTGGATGTGACCAGTTCAATCCCGCCTATTAACAG ATTGCCTCCACCAGGTGAATGTGATCTCTACTATGTAAATCGAGACACACTCTTTTCTTACCACAGAGATAGTGAGCTGTTTTTGCAG CGAATGATGGCCCTTTATGTTGCTTCTCACTACAAAAACTCTCCCAACGACTTGCAACTTATGGCAGATGCCCCAGCACACCATTTATTTGTATTGCTTG GCCCTGTTGATGAGACAAGTAATCAACTTCCAGATATTTTGTGCGTCATTCAG GTTTGCCTTGAAGGACAGATCTCACGTAAATCTGCTATGAAAAGCTTGAGTGCTGGTCATCAGCCGTTTGGGGACCAAATACCATGGAAATTTTGTGAACAGTTTCGGGAAGCAAATTTTCCCAGTCTTTCTGGTGCTCGAATAGTACGGATAGCAACACATCCAAGTGCCATGAGG CTTGGATATGGATCACAAGCAGTAGAACTTTTGACCAG GTACTTTGAAGGTCAGTTTGCTTCTATTACTGAAGTTGAAATACCAGATGAGGATGTTCAGGCTCATGTTAGAGTTACCGAAGCTGCAGAAAAG GTTTCATTATTGGAAGAAAGCATAAAGCCTAGAACTAATCTTCCTCCCCTGCTGGTATCTCTTCGTGAACGACGACCTGAAAAGCTTCATTATATTGGCGTTTCTTTTGGACTCACATTGGACCTTTTTCGCTTTTGGAGGAGACATAAATTTGCCCCCTTCTACATTGGCCAGATTCCA AGTACTGTGACCGGCGAACATACATGCATGGTCCTAAAGCCTTTGAACAATGATGAAATTGAAGCTAATGAATCTGCACAGTGGGGCTTTTTTGGTCCATTTTACCAAG ATTTCAGGTTAAGGTTTATTAGACTCTTGAGTGGTATTAGTTTTCATGGAATGGAATATAAGCTAGCAATGAG TGTCTTGGATCCAAAAATCAACTTTACGGAAGTAGATCCTTCTGAGGGTTCTATTGTAGAACTTTTAAATGCGATCAGATATTTTATGTCGGAACATGATATGAAGCGGTTGGAAGCCTATGCAGACAATCTTGTTGATTTCCACATG ATACTAGATCTTGTTCCATTACTCGCTCAATTGTATTTCATGGAGAAACTTCCAGTTACTTTGTCGTATGCACAGGCATCTGTTTTGCTCTGCACTGGACTGCAGTTGCGGAATATTACTTATATTGAG GGACAAATGAAGTTGGAGAGGCAACAGATACTGTCACTTTTTATCAAAGTCATGAAAAAGTTTCATAAGTATCTTTATGGAATTGCATCCAAGGAGATAGAATCGACCATGCCGCGTATGAGAGAG ATTCCTCTGGAACCCCATGAGATCTCAGTGGATGATGATCTCCATGAAGCCGCAAAACAAGTTGAG gagaaaatgaaaatgaataatGAGGGGCTGTTAGATGTTGAGATGCTGCAACAGTATGCCATTGTGGATGGGGAATTTGATTTTGCTGGTGCTTTGCAAAGTGGTGGTGGAAAGGTTCCCTCTGGTGGAGTTGTAAGTGTAAAATCGAATAAAACGAAAGCAGAGAAGCaagggaaaaggaaagaaaaagatcaCAGTAAAAAGCGAAGTAAAGACGATGgtttcaaatcaaataaaaagaagaaagtttAA